One Panicum virgatum strain AP13 chromosome 9K, P.virgatum_v5, whole genome shotgun sequence genomic region harbors:
- the LOC120648105 gene encoding dirigent protein 1-like has product MSTASPATAPRLRILALLAAAVVAAVAAAGDDGMTHLHLYVHETVAGAASTALLGGNSSFGGVGAIDDELREGPDPASQFLGRAQGMLVQADLGNPAASCAILNLAFEEGDYGGGTLVVDGRVDLGADGEDVVELAVVGGTGRFRRARGYSLVTKIGNPTPSTVVFEMDLYVMISG; this is encoded by the coding sequence ATGTCCACGGCATCTCCGGCGACGGCTCCTCGTCTCCGGATCCTCGCCTtgctcgccgctgccgtcgtcgcAGCCGTGGCAGCGGCCGGGGACGATGGCATGACCCACCTCCACCTCTACGTCCACGAgaccgtcgccggcgccgccagcaCGGCCTTGCTCGGGGGCAACTCCTCgttcggcggcgtcggcgcgaTCGACGACGAGCTCCGCGAGGGGCCGGACCCGGCGTCGCAGTTCCTCGGCCGCGCCCAGGGGATGCTCGTGCAAGCCGACCTGGGGAACCCCGCGGCGTCGTGCGCCATCCTGAACCTCGCGTTCGAGGAAGGGGACTACGGCGGCGGCACGCTGGTGGTGGACGGCCGCGTCGACCtcggcgccgacggcgaggacgtGGTGGAGCTCGCCGTGGTGGGCGGCACGGGAAGGTTTCGGCGGGCGAGGGGGTACAGCCTCGTGACCAAGATCGGGAACCCCACGCCCAGCACCGTCGTCTTCGAGATGGATCTTTACGTCATGATCAGTGGCTGA
- the LOC120652115 gene encoding indole-3-acetic acid-induced protein ARG2-like produces the protein MSKISSVVSGLIKSQRSYGVYARAVNVHGSAAAAVGRAAADGGGAADGGRATGNKDVFWMRDPKTGCWIPENRFQEVDAVELRNRRCSTTSEEQ, from the exons ATGTCCAAGATAAGCAGCGTCGTCTCCGGTCTCATCAA GAGTCAGCGAAGCTACGGCGTGTACGCGAGAGCGGTGAACGTTCAcggctccgctgccgccgccgtggggagggcggcggccgacggcggcggcgcggcggatggCGGGAGGGCGACGGGCAACAAGGACGTGTTCTGGATGAGGGATCCCAAGACCGGCTGCTGGATCCCGGAGAACCGGTTCCAAGAGGTCGACGCCGTGGAGCTCCGCAACCGGCGCTGCTCCACCACAAGTGAAGAACAGTGA